TACACCGTGAGCGGTGAGGTCACCGACTGGGTCAAGGTCAAGTACAACGAGGCCCGCTACGGCCGCAGCAACGGCTTCCCCTGCGCGGGCATCGTCTGCGCCAACACCTGGGACCTCGTCCGCGACGCGGTGAACCAGTGGGTCGTCGACCAGAAGGCCGCCGGTCGCACCACCGCGCAGATCAAGGCCGACCTGGCCTCCTACGACCAGTGGGACCGGTACGACTACGACGGTGACGGCAACTTCAACGAGCCGGACGGCTACCTCGACCACTTCCAGATCGTGCACGCCGGCGGCGACCAGGCCGACGGTGACCCGCAGCAGGGTGAGGACGCCATCTGGAGCCACCGCTGGGCGGTCCAGACCGGCGCCGGATCGGCCGGCCCCTCGGGCAACCTCCGGGGCGGCGCGCAGATCGGTGACACCGGCCTGTGGGTCGGCGACTACACCATCCAGCCCGAGAACGGCGGGCTCAGCGTGTTCACGCACGAGTTCGGCCACGACCTCGGCCTGCCGGACCACTACGACACCAACGGTGGCGACAACGGCGTCGAGTACTGGAACCTGATGGCGCAGAGCCGGCTGAACGCGCCCGGCGAGGCGCTGGGGACCCGACCGGGCGACCTGTCCGCGTGGGACAAGCTCCAGCTCGGCTGGCTGGACTACGAGATCGTGCCCGCCGGGACGAAGCGAACGCTGGACCTCGGCCCGCACGAGTACAACTCCAAGAAGGCCCAGGCCGTCGTCGTCCCGCTGCCCGCCAAGAAGATCACCACGGATCTCGGCGCCCCGGCGTCGGGCACCCAGCAGTGGTTCAGCGGTCAGGGTGACGACCTGAACACCACGCTGGCCCGCACGGTGACCCTCGCCGCCGGCACGTCGACGCTGTCGGCGAAGGCCCGGTGGAACATCGAGGACTGCGGTCCGGACCAGTGCGACTACGCGTTCGTCGAGGTCAACGACGGCAGCGGCTGGGTATCGGTGAAGACCTCGGCCAGCGAGGCCGACGACCCGGGCGACGTCAGCAACGGCATCGACGGCGTGCAGGCCACCTACGCGCCGCTGACCGCCGACCTGTCGGCGTACGCGGGCAAGACCGTGCAGGTGCGCTACCGGTACACCTCGGACGGCGCGCAGCAGGGGCAGCCCGACGCTGACCTCGGCTGGAGTGGACTGTTCCTGGACGACATCACGCTCACCTCGGGTGGCGCGACGGTGTTCACGGACGGCGCCGAGACCCTCGACCCGGCGTGGACCGCCGCGGGCTTCTCCCGCGTCGGTGCGAGCGTCACGAACTCGTTCGCGAACTACTACATCGCGTCGAACCGCTCGTACGTCTCGTACGACCGCTGGCTGGAGTCGGGCCCGTACAACTTCGGGTTCGCCAACACCAAGCCGGACTTCGTGGAGCACTTCAAGTACCAGCAGGGCCTCTTGGTCAACTACTGGGACACCTCGCAGTCCGACAACAACACCAGCCAGCACAACGGTGAGGGCCTGGTCCTGCCGATCGACGCCCACCCGGCGCCGATCTACCGGATCGACGGTCTGCCGTGGCGCTCGCGGGTGCAGGTGTACGACGCACCCTTCTCGCTGCAGAAGGCCGACTCGTTCACTCTGCACATCAACGGCCAGGCCAGCTACATCCGTGGCCAGAACGCCGTGCCGACCTTCGACGACCGCAAGTCGTACTGGAGCTCGGTGATCCCGCAGACCGGCGTCAAGGTGCCGAACGCGGGCGTGAAGATCCAGGTGACCAAGCAGGACGGCACCTCGATGAAGATCAAGATCAGCTCG
The window above is part of the Angustibacter luteus genome. Proteins encoded here:
- a CDS encoding immune inhibitor A domain-containing protein, whose protein sequence is MRKVTAGVVSLVLASGAGVAIGLAPASAAPPVNGAPSKAKSPTAVSDELSNPQESKRRDLREAALNDVLAGKAKPITKNGSTYVKVGKEATSRKKGQKVAAKTKDQYVELAREKSDKIFVILAEFGNERGTDIDPRYGDVDTDPTTAGPTTFEGPLHNAIPEPNRAQDNSTVWQADYNKQHYQDLYFGKGENSVASYYKKQSSGRYTVSGEVTDWVKVKYNEARYGRSNGFPCAGIVCANTWDLVRDAVNQWVVDQKAAGRTTAQIKADLASYDQWDRYDYDGDGNFNEPDGYLDHFQIVHAGGDQADGDPQQGEDAIWSHRWAVQTGAGSAGPSGNLRGGAQIGDTGLWVGDYTIQPENGGLSVFTHEFGHDLGLPDHYDTNGGDNGVEYWNLMAQSRLNAPGEALGTRPGDLSAWDKLQLGWLDYEIVPAGTKRTLDLGPHEYNSKKAQAVVVPLPAKKITTDLGAPASGTQQWFSGQGDDLNTTLARTVTLAAGTSTLSAKARWNIEDCGPDQCDYAFVEVNDGSGWVSVKTSASEADDPGDVSNGIDGVQATYAPLTADLSAYAGKTVQVRYRYTSDGAQQGQPDADLGWSGLFLDDITLTSGGATVFTDGAETLDPAWTAAGFSRVGASVTNSFANYYIASNRSYVSYDRWLESGPYNFGFANTKPDFVEHFKYQQGLLVNYWDTSQSDNNTSQHNGEGLVLPIDAHPAPIYRIDGLPWRSRVQVYDAPFSLQKADSFTLHINGQASYIRGQNAVPTFDDRKSYWSSVIPQTGVKVPNAGVKIQVTKQDGTSMKIKISSTK